The Brachyhypopomus gauderio isolate BG-103 chromosome 17, BGAUD_0.2, whole genome shotgun sequence genome includes a window with the following:
- the LOC143480292 gene encoding uncharacterized protein LOC143480292: MPGYATRAPKGKRRSRRHHGSSPVRRRESPVTEQTMQQHPMCAYLLCAARETEDEEMADGIRQSAVRIWRELHPPASLGRPPRAVGSSGSEDRRAPPLDFPEEESSEPFMVGVGAFALTPPEDEFGSEDSGEEESEGEASCPSPTSAAPLTSDEERETSPTPSVCSDAYEHPEKAEGNVSPPPSVCSDSTVYYGEGENVSPPPSLHSETTVCYGERGSASPPPSVGSSSFVSEDESEESEGESLPSVCSLPTVYKGGGSGPDSPPRLESGESCGEEPMDHSRCETPARSMDWSVAEEVMPAMDTTPDTGTGGGWPGRGGASYGRFPERVEERQQAYRAASPYGTPGGGSRGPGRTVAARHAGRTASKRETGRAAPRAPTDSAATKRATSRAAPRASARRAAPKRASSRAAPRASTRSASPKRSASRAAPSASASRVAPGGERAEQARGVPPSAAPPVPGAFSSLQALPKAGSLAPMMNVCLRGKLRE, from the exons atgccaggatacgccacccgtgccccaaaggggaagaggagaagccgacgtcaccacggctcttccccggtTCGGCGCCGCGAATCCCCTGTCACCGAGCAGACCATGCAGCAGCACCCCATGTGTGCGTActtgctgtgcgcggctcgagAGACGGAGGACGAAGAGATGGCAGACGGTATCCGCCAATCCGCGGTCCGCATATGGAGAGAGTTGCACCCTCCCGCGTCCCTAGGGCGGccacccagagcggtgggcagcagcGGATCGGAGGACAGGAGAGCACCGCCCCTGGACTTCCCAGAGGAGGAGTCCAGTGAACCGTTCATGGTGGGGGTAGGTGCCtttgccctcactccccccgaggatgagttcgggagtgaggactccggagaggaggagagtgagggtgaggccaGCTGCCCTTCCCCCACGTCAGCGGCTCCCCTGACGTCGGACGAGGAGAGGGAAACCAGCCCCACGCCATCGGTCTGCTCCGATGCCTACGAGCACCCCGAGAAGGCGGAGGGTAACGTCAGTCCTCCCCCATCTGTGTGCTCCGACTCGACGGTGtactacggagagggggagaacgtTAGTCCCCCTCCGTCTCTGCACTCCGAGACAACGGTGTGCtacggggagagagggagcgccaGCCCACCTCCGTCCGTTGGTTCATCGTCCTTTGTGAGCGAGGACGAgagcgaggagagtgagggagagagcctTCCGTCAGTGTGTTCGCTCCCGACAGTCTACAAAGGGGGagggagcggaccggacagtccGCCCAGGTTGGAGAGTGGGGAGTCCTGtggggaggagcccatggaccacTCCCGATGTGAGACCCCCGcacggtccatggactggagcgtggccgaggaggtgatgccggcgatggacaccacccccgataccggaaCCGGGGGAGGCTGGCCTGGCAGAGGAGGGGCTTCCTACGGGAGGTtcccagagagggtggaggagcgccAGCAGGCTTATAGGGCGGCAAGCCCCTACGGCACTCCCGGAGGAGGTAGCCGCGGACCAGGGAGGACAGTTGCCGCGAGACACGCTGGTCGCACCGCCTCCAAGCGGGAAACAGGTcgagctgcacctcgcgcgcccACCGATAGTGCTGCCACCAAGCGggcgaccagtcgcgctgcacctcgcgcgtccgccagaCGTGCTGCCCCTAAGCGGGCGAgtagtcgcgctgcacctcgcgcgtccaccAGAAGTGCGTCCCCCAAGCGGTcggccagtcgcgctgcacccagcgCATCCGCTAGCCGTGTGGCACCTGGCGGTGAACGGGCGGAACAGGCGAGAGGTGTTCCGCCTTCTGCAGCACCCCCAGTCCCCGGAGCTTTCTCTTCGCTGCAGGCTTTGCCTAAGGCGGGGAGCTTGGCTCCGATGATGAATGTTTGT CTACGCGGgaagctccgggagtag